The following is a genomic window from Planktothrix sp. FACHB-1365.
TTTCAGGGTGATTTCGCTTAACATAGAGATAATTGCGAGTAAAGTGAGAATCAATCGAAAACCGAGCATATTCTAACCCTCTAGGGCCGATTTTATCAATCACCACCCCCATTAATTTCGCCGCCCACATCGGTAATGTAACGGCTTTATCATAGGCGGGAATACTTTGTTGCACCGCTTGTTTCCGGTTCCCTTGGGCGATAACAGGTTGGGTGTCAATTAAATCTCCAACTAAGTCTAACATTTCCTGTCCGGTTTGATTTCTAACGACAATCCATTGCCAGCCAAAAGTTGCTCCCATATATCCGACAACTAAATCAGCCAGGGAGTTAACATAATCAAAACAACTCAAACAAGAAGGGGCGAAAATATTCTTTAATTCTTTGGTATTTAACCCAAAAAATGGTACAGTTTCTAAAGAACCATCCTCATGTTTAAAGTGAACTCGAAAATCCTGCATAAATTCATAATAAACAACCGTATCCGGGGATTTACTTGTCGTTTCTAAGAATTTTTGCAATCCCGCACGAGTGACATTATCAACGCAGGGCGTTCCCAAAACATAGAGTTTTTCTAACCCCAATTCCTTCTCAACTGCCCTTAATGCTTGGATTTGACAGCCTACCCCAATTACTAACAACCGCTTCATTTTCGACTGTTCGATTTGTTCTAAAATTGATAAATTCGGGGATAATGTCGGTTTATTGACTTTAGCTGCTAAAATTTCTTCCGGGGTTCTCGCAATTACAGGTTTCGGTTGAAAACGGTCTTCTTTGCTATTTTGAACACAAACAACTCCTTCTACTAACCCTCGGTTGAGCATTTCAATGGCAATGGTACTCACAATTCCCGTCCATTGAGCGCCTTCAATGGGTTGTTTTTTCTTGGCTTGCATCATATCTTGATGCACCCCAAAATAGACGTCATCCCAGTTGTCTAAATTGCGGCTGCTTCCATGAGCTTCTGCTTCTAATTCAGCTATTTGTTGATTCAAAAAAGCACAGGCT
Proteins encoded in this region:
- a CDS encoding Coenzyme F420 hydrogenase/dehydrogenase, beta subunit C-terminal domain encodes the protein MTSLQEPAKHLKAKGMKPGGRRPAKELCSECGLCDTYYIHYVKEACAFLNQQIAELEAEAHGSSRNLDNWDDVYFGVHQDMMQAKKKQPIEGAQWTGIVSTIAIEMLNRGLVEGVVCVQNSKEDRFQPKPVIARTPEEILAAKVNKPTLSPNLSILEQIEQSKMKRLLVIGVGCQIQALRAVEKELGLEKLYVLGTPCVDNVTRAGLQKFLETTSKSPDTVVYYEFMQDFRVHFKHEDGSLETVPFFGLNTKELKNIFAPSCLSCFDYVNSLADLVVGYMGATFGWQWIVVRNQTGQEMLDLVGDLIDTQPVIAQGNRKQAVQQSIPAYDKAVTLPMWAAKLMGVVIDKIGPRGLEYARFSIDSHFTRNYLYVKRNHPEKLDAHVPDFAKKIVEQYHLPNS